In Papaver somniferum cultivar HN1 chromosome 1, ASM357369v1, whole genome shotgun sequence, a genomic segment contains:
- the LOC113310752 gene encoding DNA replication licensing factor MCM6-like, with protein sequence MDAFGGYFVDEKAVRVENIFLEFLKSFKVETNAAEPYYVSEIEEMKAKESTTMFIDFSHVMRYNDVLQTAISEEYLRFEPYLKNSCKRFVMEQRPTFIGDDNPNKDINIAFYNIPLLKRLRELSTAEIGKLVSITGVVTRTSEVRPELLQGTFKCLDCGGVVKNVDQQFKYTEPIICVNPTCSNRARWVLIPQDSKFADWQRVRMQETSKEIPAGSLPRSLDVILRHEIVEHARAGDTVIFTGTLVVIPDILALASPGERAECRREAPQRSGSGHEGVRGLRALGVRDLSYRLAFIANSVQVSDGRKDNDIRNRKKDADDEDCQKLTKEEEAEIHGMRNTPDFFNKIVDSIAPTIFGHQEIKRAILLMLLGGVHKFTHEGINLRGDINVCIVGDPSCAKSQFLKYTTNLVPRSVYTSGKSSSAAGLTATVAKEPETGEFCIEAGALMLADNGICCIDEFDKMDVRDQVAIHEAMEQQTISITKAGIQATLNARTSILAAANPTGGRYDKSKPLKYNVALPPAILSRFDLVYVMIDEPDDQTDYHIAHHIVRVHQKHEEALSPAFTTAQLKRYIAHAKTLKPKLTPDAKKVLVESYVALRRGDTAPGGRVAYRMTVRQLEALIRLSEAIARSYLEHQVEPRHVRVAVRLLKTSIISVESSEIDLSDFQDIVYDDIGGSRASDQGDAQRSYEAAAPENQESGSGTGTRQGRKLVITDEYFQRVTQSLILHLRQHEDTVAHDGTGLAGMRQKDLIQMYIAQQNEKSAYSSLDEAAKEVDKVKAIIESLIRREGHLIVLDDGSTAAEGEQELSTRDRRILAVAPNYVVD encoded by the exons ATGGATGCATTTGGTGGTTATTTCGTGGACGAGAAAGCTGTTCGTGTTGAGAATATCTTCTTAGAGTTCCTCAAGAG TTTCAAGGTAGAAACAAATGCAGCGGAACCATATTATGTATCAGAAATCgaagagatgaaagcaaaagaatCGACAACCATGTTTATTGATTTCTCACACGTTATGCGTTATAATGATGTTCTTCAGACAGCTATTTCTGAAGAGTATTTGAG GTTTGAGCCGTACTTGAAGAATTCGTGTAAGAGATTTGTAATGGAGCAGAGACCGACATTCATTGGTGATGATAACCCTAATAAAGATATAAACATTGCTTTTTACAATATCCCCCTTTTGAAGAG ATTGAGGGAATTATCAACTGCTGAAATTGGAAAATTAGTTTCGATAACGGGTGTTGTCACTCGAACTAGTGAGGTTAGGCCTGAGCTTCTACAAGGCACTTTCAAGTGCTTGGATTGTGGTGGTGTTGTAAAGAATGTTGATCAGCAATTCAAATACACAGAG CCGATAATTTGCGTGAATCCAACATGTTCAAATCGAGCAAGGTGGGTCTTGATTCCCCAAGATAGCAAATTTGCAGATTGGCAAAGAGTCAGAATGCAGGAGACGTCTAAAGAAATACCGGCGGGATCCCTTCCTCGGTCATTGGATGTCATCCTCCGTCATGAGATTGTTGAACATGCAAGAGCTGGTGATAC GGTCATTTTCACGGGTACTCTGGTTGTAATACCGGATATACTGGCACTAGCTTCACCAGGGGAGAGAGCGGAATGCCGAAGAGAGGCACCCCAGCGGTCTGGCAGTGGACATGAAGGTGTCAGGGGTCTTCGTGCACTTGGAGTGAGAGATCTCTCTTATCGACTTGCCTTCATCGCCAACTCAGTGCAG GTGtctgatggaagaaaggataacgACATTAGGAATAGAAAGAAGGATGCTGATGACGAAGACTGCCAGAAATTAACG AAAGAAGAGGAGGCTGAAATTCATGGGATGAGGAACACCCCTGATTTCTTCAATAAAATTGTGGATAGCATTGCCCCCACTATTTTTGGTCACCAAGAGATCAAACGAGCTATCCTTCTTATGCTCTTAGGTGGTGTCCACAAGTTCACTCATGAAGGGATCAACCTCAGGGGTGACATTAATGTTTGTATAGTTGGTGATCCCAGCTGTGCAAAGTCTCAGTTTCTTAA GTATACCACGAACCTGGTTCCACGATCCGTCTACACATCTGGAAAATCCTCTTCCGCCGCAGGTTTGACGGCAACTGTAGCCAAAGAACCAGAAACCGGGGAGTTCTGTATTGAG GCTGGTGCTCTTATGCTGGCTGATAATGGCATCTGTTGTatcgacgaatttgataaaatGGATGTTAGAGACCAG GTTGCCATTCACGAAGCTATGGAACAACAGACGATAAGCATCACAAAAGCAGGGATACAAGCAACTTTAAATGCCCGAACATCTATTTTAGCTGCTGCCAACCCCACTGGAGGACGTTATGATAAATCGAAACCCCTCAAG TACAATGTGGCCCTTCCTCCTGCTATCCTTTCGAGGTTTGATCTGGTGTATGTAATGATCGACGAACCAGATGATCAAACTGATTACCACATTGCCCATCACATTGTAAGGGTTCATCAGAAGCATGAAGAGGCACTTTCCCCTGCATTTACTACTGCACAACTGAAGCGTTATATTGCACATGCCAAGACTCTGAAACCTAAG CTAACCCCAGACGCAAAGAAAGTGCTGGTGGAGTCTTATGTTGCTCTACGAAGAGGTGATACAGCTCCCGGGGGTAGAGTGGCTTACCGGATGACAGTTAGGCAGCTTGAGGCACTGATTAGGCTGTCAGAGGCTATTGCTCGAAGTTATTTGGAGCATCAG GTAGAGCCACGCCATGTCCGCGTGGCTGTGAGGCTGCTAAAAACATCGATAATCAG TGTTGAATCGAGTGAGATCGATTTGTCCGATTTCCAAGATATAGTATATGATGATATTGGTGGAAGCAGAGCATCTGATCAAGGCGATGCTCAGCGAAGTTATGAGGCTGCTGCACCTGAAAATCAGG AGAGCGGATCAGGGACCGGTACCCGTCAAGGAAGGAAACTAGTGATAACTGATGAGTACTTTCAGAGGGTTACACAATCTCTTATTTTGCACCTTCGACAGCATGAAGACACTGTAGCACATGATG GGACTGGCTTGGCGGGAATGAGACAAAAGGATTTGATTCAAATGTACATCGCTCAGCAGAACGAAAAATCAGCATACAGTTCTTTGGATGAGGCTGCGAAAGAGGTTGACAAAGTCAAAGCTATAATTGAG AGTTTGATAAGAAGGGAAGGCCATCTGATAGTTCTAGACGACGGAAGCacagctgcagaaggtgaacaaGAGTTATCAACTAGAGATAGAAGGATTTTAGCTGTTGCACCAAACTATGTTGTTGATTGA